gtgcagcagactcaGGTGTGGCATAagctctcttggaggaggtcgccattaaccccccCACAGTGACAGTAGAACttgcacaggactggggaaacagactcttagagggcacaaacaaaaccttgtgcacaccaggacccaggagaaaggaccagtgaccccacaagagactgacccagacttgcccttgagtgtccaggagtctgcaGGGGAGGCAGAGGTAAGCAGCAGCCTGGTGCAGGGTCGGGGGAAGGAGGTcaacattatcttcattacctccaccatagtttggcctcgggtcaaaaaacagggagggaacacaaccccatctgtcaacagaaaattggattaaagatttactgagcatagccctgcccatcagaacaggacccagtttccccctcagtcagtctctcccatcaggaagcttccataagcctgttatccttattcatcagagggcagacagaatgaaaaccacaatcacagaaagataatcaaactgattacatggactgcagccttggcTAACgcaatgaaaccatgagccatgccatgtagggccacccaagatgaatgggtcatggtggagagttctgacaaaatgtggcccactggagaaggaatgccaaatcacttcactattcttgccttgagaaccccatgaacagtatgaaaaggcaaaaatataggacactgaaagatgaactccccaggtcaataggtgcccaatatgctattagagaacagtggagaaataactccagaaagaatgaagagatgaagtcaaagcaaaaacagtgcccagttgtggatgtgacaggtgatggaagtaaagtccaatgctgtaaagacagtattgcataggaatctggaatgttaggtccatgaatcaaggtaaattggaagtggtcaaacaggagatggcaagagtgaacattggcattttagggatcagtgaactaaaatggactggaatggatgaatttaactcagatgaccattgtatctactactgtgggcaagaatcccttagaagaaatggagtagccctcatagttaacaaaagagtctgaaatgagttactttggtgcaatctcaaaaacgacagaatgatctcttttcatttccaaagcaaaccattcaatatcacagtaatccaagtctatgcctcaaccagtaatgctgaagaagctgaagttgaatgattctatgaagacctacaagaccttctaggaaaaaaaaaaaacacccaaaaaagttgtccttttcatcataggggactagaatgcaaaagtaggaagtcaagaaacacctggagtaacaggcaaatttggccttggaatacagaatgaagcagggcaaaggctaaaagagttttgccaagagaacacactggtcatagcaaacacctgcttccagcaacacaagagaagactctacacatggacattaccagatggtcaatacaaaaatcagattggttattttctttgcagccaaagatggagaagctctatacagtcagcaaaaacaagatggggagttgactgtggctcagatcatgaactcttgattgccaaattcagacttaaattgaagaaagtagggaaaacctctagaccattcaggtatgacctaaataaaatcccttatgattatacagtggaagtgacaaatagattcaagggattagatctgatagacagagtgcctgaagaactatggacagaggttcctgacattgtacagaaggcagggatcaagaccatccccaactcATCGCGCGGCAAGCCTTCAAGATGGCACCGAAGAAAGACAAGAAGCCTAAGAAGTCAACCTGGAAGTTTAATTTGGATCTTACTCATCCAGTAGAAGATGGAATTTTTGATTCTGGAAATTTTGAACAGTTTCTGCGGGAAAAGGTTAAAGTGAATGGAAAAACTGGAAATCTTGGGAATGTCGTTCACATTGAACACTTCAAGAATAAAATCATAGTCGTTTCTGAGAAACAGTTCTCTAAAAGGTATTTGAAGTACCTTACCAAGAAATACCTTAAAAAGAACAATCTTCGTGATTGGCTTCGTGTGGTTGCATCTGACAAGGAGACTTACGAGCTTCGTTACTTCCAGATTAGTCAAGATGAAGATGAATCTGAGTCTGAGGACTAGATGATGCCATCCTTCATAGGGCTTTGCTTGCTAATAAAACTAATTAAGCATACAAAAGAAACATCTTGAAATGGACCTTTAGGCTATCAGTGAATAAAAAACATTATTCTGTATGTTAAACATTCATCTTTTATTTAAGTGTATGCTGTTCATACAGTGCTGGTTTtcctttaatacttttttataattttattggagtgtagttgatttacagtgttgtgttggtttcaggtatatagcaaagtgaatgagttatacatatatatccactcATTCTTTTGTCatatagaccattacagagtattgagtacagttccctgtgctataacagCAGTTTTTTAGTTATATGTtttatgtatgctaagttgcttcagttgtgtccaactctctgcaaacccatggactgtagcccgccagtctcctctgtccatgggattctccaggcacgaatactggagtgggttgccatttcctgctgtcatctgttttatgtatagtagtgtacACGTGCCAGTGTCAGTCTCCCAATGTATCCTTCTCCCCCGTATCCCCTGGTAATCATAAGATTTCTGCAtctgatttctgttttgtaaataagcttttGTCCACCTCCCCCTTGCCCCCAAATATTTTGTATAAGCAATATTTAAATAGCTTATAGCTAGTGGAATTTCAGGATTTATCTAATGTACTGGTTTTACAGACGTCCTCAAGTTAAAAGTATATAGCAAAAACACAATTGGATGTaactatataataaaatatttagatttgaaaaaaaatgatctCGCGGGACCGCCACTGGTAGACGCGCTCTCGGGCGGCTCTGGCTGGAGAAGAGGAATCGCATGTGTCGCTTCAGCTGGCGGTAGTGGCGGAGCGGAGGCGGTGGAGGCTGTGCGACCACCTGGGTTTTGAAATGGCTGCTGACATTTCTGAATCCGGTGGGCATGATTGCAGAGGAGACCAGAGGAGCAACACCAAGTTAGATGCAGATTACCCACTTCGAGTCCTTTACTGTGGAGTCTGTTCATTACCAACAGAGTACTGTGAATATATGTCTGATGTTGCTAAATGTAGACAATGGTTACAGAAGAATTTTCCAAATGAGTTTGCAAAACTTACTGTAGAAAATTCACCCAAACAAGAAGCTGGAATTAGTGAGGGTCAAGGAACAGcaggggaagaggaagagaagaaaaagcaaaagagaggtGGAAGGggtcaaataaaacagaaaaagaaaactgtaccACAAAAGGTTACGATAGCCAAAATTCCcagagcaaagaagaaatatgTAACAAGAGTGTGTGGCCTTGCAACTTTTGAAACTGATCTTAAAGAAGCACAAAGATTTTTTGCTCAGAAATTCTCCTGTGGTGCCTCAGTAACAGGGGAGGATGAAATCATCATTCAGGGAGACTTTACAGATGATATTATTGATGTCATTCAGGAAAAATGGCCAGAGGTGGATGATGATAGCATTGAAGATCTTGGAGAAGTGAAGAAGTGATTTTGAAAATGTGTCTGTATTTAATGATCTGAGCTGATTGTTGATGTGGCCAAAGGGAGAgaggccttttaaaaatatatatatttatcctaCAGTAAAACTGTAGCCTACCCTTCACCCTTGGAATTTTCACTGTTCTGTACAAGGCTGCttgttttttggtgttttgggttttttttcaatTGCCAAAGTCTAATAAACAGGAGAGACTGTCATGATTATGCATGAGATAGAATTtagtcaaataaaaatttttggtcatttggaaaaaaaaaaaaaaaagaccatccccaagaaaaagaaatgcaaaaatccaaaatggttgtctgaggaggccttacaaatagctgagaaaagaagagaagtgaaaggcaaaggaggaaaagaaagacataccTATTTAAgtacagagttccaaataatagcaaggagagataagaaaatgatcattgatcaatgcaaagaaatagaggaaaacaatagaatgggaagactagagatctctttaagaaaattaaatataccatgggaaattttcatgcaaagatgggcacaataaaggacagaaatggtatggacctaacagaagcagaaaatgttaagtaaaggtggcaagaatacacagaagaactatataaaaaaagaccttcatgacccagataaccacaatgatatgatcactcacctagagccagacatcctggaatgtgaagtcaagtgggccttaagaagcatcactacaaagaaagttagttgaggtgatgaaattccagttgagctatttcaaatcttaaaagatgatgctgtgaaagtgctgcactcaatatgccagcaaatttggaaaacagagcagtggccacaagactgaaaaggtcagttttcattccaatcccaaaaaaaggcaatgccaaagaatgctcaaactactacacaattgcactcatctaacatgctagcaaagtaatgctcaaaatcctccaagccaggctttgacagtgcatgagccatgaacttccagatgtccaagctggatttagaaaaggcagaggaaccagagatcaaattgccaacatccactggatcattgaaaaagcaagagagttccagataaacatctgctttactgactacaccaaagcctttgactgtgtggatcacaacaaactgtggaaaattcttcaagagataggaataccagaccacctgacctgcctcctgagaaacctagttgcaggtcaggaagcaacagttagaactggacatggaacaacagactggttccaaataggaaaaggagcacatcgaggctgtatattgtcaccctgcttatttaacttatattcagagtacatcacacaaaatgctgggctggaagaagcacaagctggaatcaaaattgccgggagaaatatcaataacctcagatatgcagataacacaacctttatggcagaaagtgaagacaaactaaagagcctcttgatgaaagtgaaagaggagagtgaaaagtctgGCTTataactcagcattcagaaaactaagatcatggcatccagtccctttacttcatggaaaatagactgagaacaatggaaacagtgagagactttattttcttgggctccaaaatcactgcagatggtgactgcagccatgaaattaaaagacgcttgctccttggaagaaaagctatgaccaaactagacagcatattagaaagcagagacattactttgccaacaaatgtctgtctagtcaaagttagggcttttcagtagtcatgtatggatgtgagagttagactataaagaaagctgagggccgaagaattgatgattttgaactgtgatattggagaagactcttgagtgtcccttggactacagcgagatccaaccagtccatcctaaaagaaatcagtcctgaatattcgttggaaggactgatgctgaagctgaagctccaatactttggccacctgatgtgaagaactgactcattggaaaagaccctgatgctgggaaagactgaaggtgggaggagaaggggacgacaggggatgagatggttggatggcatcgctgattcaatggacacgagtttgagtaagctctgcgagttggtgatggacgggtgTCACAaacagactcgactgagtgactaaccggAACTAAATCTTCagactgagcttcccaggtggcagtagtggtgaagaacctgcctgccaatgcaagggacgcaAGAAATGCGgatgcgatccctgggttgggaagatcccccaggggagggcatggcaacccgctcctcagaatcccatggacagaggagcctggcgggctatagtccatagggactgaagcaacttagcacacacacatgcacactcaatGTTCTGGTAGTAAATAGATAtacttccatttgtttgttttctgcttgtttttataAACTAATCAGGGCAGCATGCAATAGGTCACTGAAATAATTGCCCAAGCAGGGATTTTCAGCCGCAGAGCTAGGGCTGTCAGCATCCTCTCTGTGCAAATCTGCCTCCTGGGAGACAGCAGACCAGACACAGCAAAGGAACCAGGGGTCCTGCGAGTCTGGACACATGTGCAAAGCCAAgggccctctcctctctctccccacctgaAAACAGGATCTGAGCTTTCTTTGTCACATTTGGATGTCCTCAGGATGAATGGCAGAGACGTAATAAACCTCGAAGGAGGTTCGTTGCTGAGAGAGAATGAAGGGTAGTCACCAGGTTCCTGACTTAGACCCTGCAGGGTTTGCCTTCTGCTGGGATGTTTATCAGCCTGTGGTCTCAGGTGACTTAACACTTGGGGTCTCCGTGCCCTACTCGATGGGACTGAATGAGCCAGAAATAGCACCAGGGTGTGACAGGCACTCAGCAAACGTCCGTGAGTTGTGATGACTTCCATCTATCACTAGACTCTCATGTCTTAGTgggcattttttttaagttttaaaaatcacatttatttcttaaaagttaacatgtgcataataggaaaccaaaaaacacaagaagcaaaaaacaaagtcatttaTAATCACAAGCAGTTTACCATTTGATGTGTCCTTCTAGgtctcatttgtgtattttcacaACTAAGCACCCATTTGTATGTAATTAAGGTCACACAGGTACGTATCATGCTGTTTCACACATCATGAATATTTACCACTTCAAAGTCCCAAAGCTATGAGTATTTTGATAACCAAGAATACATGACAACAACTcaatctggaaggaaaaaaaatttttaatttaaaaacaatttgtcAGTAATAACTTGATCCAAcacattgaattattttttactttgtgttTACTATTATTTACTGAattgactttgctttcacttatttaaagaaattttaattacTTCTTATAAATATTGAACTTTGCTTTCCTcctaatgaaaaaaaatcagtgaacttgGTTTCTCCAATGGCCCTCTACTTCTTTACAGTGGATGTTAACTTGGGTCAGTCCCTGTGAATACACTTCCAGAAAGAGGCCAAAAACACAGATTCTGCTGAGGCTCACACCTCATTTATTTCTGGAGTCCTGAGAGATTGGTGTTTGCTTGATGATGGTGGAAGTAGTCAACTACAGTCTACAGACAGGGTCTGGCCACTACCTTTTTGTGTGCTCCCTGCAAGTCTAAGAATAGCCTTACATTATTAAATGGCTGGAAATTAATCAAAACAAGAATACTTTGTGAAGgtatgtgaaattcaaatttcagtgtccataaatagttttggacttccctggtggtctagtggttaagaatctgcaggggatatggattcgatccctggttcaggaagattccacatgccacgagtcagctaagcccatgagctgcaactaccaaGCCCGAGTGTTGCAGCTACGGAagtctgcatgcctagagcctgtgctccacaacaagagaagccgccacaataagcagcccaagcactgcaacaaagggtagcccctgcttgctgcaactagagaaagacccagcgcaaccaaaaataaataaacatttttttaaaaatacagttttattggaacacagccatgctcactAGAAAGGGTATATTATAGCTCCTTACATGTTGTCTATTTACCTGAAAGGAGCTATAATACatataacatatttattattgcattattatacacacatatacattatttGTATAATACATAttgtacatataatatacatgatatatataatagtatgtataGTAAAAGCTATTTACATACTATCTATTTACACATCATCTATTTACATATTGTTTATATCTACATATCATCTATTGCTACCACAGCAGATTTGATATTACAACAGATGTTTTATGTTCTGCAAAGCTCTTTACAAAAAAGGTTCAACAACTTCTGGCCCAGGGTAAGGAGTTAGCATTCCTAAGGCCCATGCTCTGGTTCCAGGGAAGAATTTTTACGCATAGGCCACTCAGTTACCCTCGCCTTTTTtacctcccccacctcctgccccagacAGGGTTAACATGGATAACCCCACTCACCCTAGATAGCGTGTTCTTTGGGGACATGAAACCAGGAAGAAGAAGAACACCTAATGGGCGCCCTCTTCTTGCCAGACATCGGCCCACTTAAAGACGTGATCtcactcacagacttagagaacgaactCACGGTTGCTGGGGAGGAAAAATGCAGGGGGAAAGggatagggagtttggaatggacttGTACACACTGTTGTATTtagggaactctcctcaatgctatgtggcagcctggatggaaggggactttgagggagaatgggtacatgtgtaAGCATATATATTCCTGAATCCCtttcctgttcacctgaaactgtcacaacattgtctgttaattggctataccccaatacaaaataaaaaatttaaaagacaaagacaTCATCCAGTGGGTGGCAAAATTCCCATTTCAAGGATGACAACACCGAggctcagaaagagaaataatctGCCCTAACTTgcacagctaataagtggcatAGCCTGGATTGGAACACAGCCTTGCCAAGGCCAGAACCATTCTGACAACAATACCCACACCCTGGTTTAGAATTATTTGACcaagcagaaggaagaaggaggCAGGTGATGACTGCTGGGCGCCCCCCCCCAacacctccccactcccacccttaCCCTCACCCCGGGCCTCCACCCGAGCTCTCTTGGGTTACACCccatccaccccaccccagcagtGTTCCTGCCGCATTCCCAGCCTTGGCCCTCGCCTGCATTTCCACCCAACCCTGGCAGCCAGAATAAACATGGCCTGCCCCAGCATCCACTCACATGGAGCCCGCGAGCCCACCTCCCTGGACC
The Ovis canadensis isolate MfBH-ARS-UI-01 breed Bighorn chromosome 12, ARS-UI_OviCan_v2, whole genome shotgun sequence genome window above contains:
- the LOC138416039 gene encoding ribosomal protein eL22-like, translating into MAPKKDKKPKKSTWKFNLDLTHPVEDGIFDSGNFEQFLREKVKVNGKTGNLGNVVHIEHFKNKIIVVSEKQFSKRYLKYLTKKYLKKNNLRDWLRVVASDKETYELRYFQISQDEDESESED